Proteins encoded together in one Thermococcus barophilus MP window:
- a CDS encoding flavodoxin family protein gives MRTLIIYVSIHHKNTEKIAKVIGDVLNARLVKPWAVKPEEILDYDLVGFGSGIYWWRHHWALLKLVDDLPKMEGKKAFIFSTAGMNIPWYNHRALRKKLKEKGFQIVGEFSCRGWDTNGWLAKIGGINRGHPNEKDLERARRFAEKLKENE, from the coding sequence ATGAGAACGCTTATAATTTACGTATCTATTCATCACAAAAACACAGAAAAGATAGCGAAGGTCATCGGGGATGTTCTAAATGCTCGACTTGTTAAGCCTTGGGCAGTTAAGCCAGAAGAAATTTTAGACTATGATTTGGTAGGTTTTGGTTCTGGAATATACTGGTGGAGGCATCACTGGGCACTCCTCAAGCTTGTTGATGATCTTCCAAAAATGGAAGGGAAAAAGGCGTTTATCTTCTCAACAGCAGGAATGAATATTCCATGGTACAACCATAGAGCTTTGAGAAAAAAGCTCAAGGAAAAAGGCTTCCAAATAGTTGGTGAGTTCTCATGCAGAGGCTGGGACACAAACGGCTGGCTCGCGAAGATTGGGGGTATAAACAGAGGACATCCCAATGAGAAAGACTTAGAGAGAGCGAGAAGATTTGCTGAGAAGTTGAAAGAGAATGAATAA
- a CDS encoding EamA family transporter, translating into MTTYIFYALLSALFAALVAIFGKLGLENVDSTLATTIRAGVMFFFLLFFSLATGKLDLNLNTRFWIFIMLSGVAGALSWLFYFMALKNGNVSTVVAIDRLSIVFAVLFAWFIFKEEVTIRTLIGALLIVAGAIMVSLK; encoded by the coding sequence ATGACTACCTACATTTTTTATGCTCTGCTTTCGGCACTGTTTGCAGCTTTGGTGGCAATTTTTGGAAAGTTAGGTCTTGAAAACGTTGATTCAACGCTAGCAACAACAATAAGGGCTGGTGTGATGTTTTTCTTTCTGCTGTTCTTTTCACTTGCAACAGGAAAGCTAGACCTGAATCTCAATACGCGCTTTTGGATTTTCATAATGCTATCTGGAGTTGCTGGAGCTTTGAGCTGGCTTTTTTATTTTATGGCATTGAAAAATGGAAATGTTTCAACAGTCGTTGCAATAGACAGGTTGAGCATTGTATTTGCGGTACTCTTTGCGTGGTTTATCTTTAAAGAGGAGGTTACAATAAGGACTTTGATTGGGGCATTACTGATTGTTGCTGGAGCAATTATGGTTTCGTTAAAATAA
- the glmM gene encoding phosphoglucosamine mutase: protein MGKYFGTSGIREIVNERLTPELALKVGKALGTYLGGGKVIVGIDTRTSGEMLKNALISGLLSTGVDVIDIGISPTPLTGFAIKLYEADAGVTITASHNPPEYNGIKVWQPNGMAYTSEMENELEKILESESFRKVAWNEIGKLSHADPKGEYIKKILDIIELETSYTVVLDSGNGAGSLVSPYLQRELGNRVISLNAHPSGYFVRELEPNAKSLEWLAKTVKVMKADVGIAHDGDADRIGVVDDQGNFVEYEVTLSLISGYMLRKFGKGRIITTVDAGFALDDYIMPLGGEVVRVKVGDVAVAEGIVKENAVFGGEPSGTWIIPQWNLTPDGIFAGALVLEMIDKLGPLSELAKEVPRYVTMRAKIPCPNEKKKKAMEIIEREALKSFEYEKLIDIDGIRIENSDWWILFRPSGTEPIMRITLEAHTKEKAEELMRKAKEVVERAIREA, encoded by the coding sequence ATGGGGAAGTACTTCGGCACGAGCGGAATAAGGGAAATCGTAAACGAAAGGCTCACCCCGGAATTAGCTTTAAAAGTTGGAAAGGCTTTGGGAACTTATCTCGGTGGGGGAAAAGTTATCGTTGGGATTGATACGAGGACTTCTGGAGAGATGCTGAAGAATGCACTGATCTCGGGGCTTTTAAGTACAGGTGTTGATGTCATTGATATTGGCATCTCTCCAACACCTTTGACGGGCTTTGCGATAAAGCTTTACGAAGCGGATGCTGGAGTAACTATCACAGCCTCGCACAATCCGCCCGAATACAATGGAATCAAGGTCTGGCAACCCAATGGAATGGCATACACGAGTGAGATGGAAAATGAGCTTGAGAAAATCCTTGAGAGTGAAAGCTTTAGAAAAGTCGCCTGGAATGAAATTGGAAAGCTGAGCCATGCAGATCCGAAAGGGGAATACATTAAGAAGATTTTGGATATAATTGAGCTTGAAACTTCCTACACTGTTGTCCTCGATTCGGGAAACGGTGCAGGTTCTCTTGTTAGCCCCTATCTTCAGAGGGAGCTCGGCAACAGAGTTATAAGCCTCAATGCTCATCCTTCGGGATACTTTGTCCGTGAGCTGGAGCCGAATGCGAAGAGCCTTGAGTGGCTTGCCAAAACTGTGAAAGTAATGAAAGCTGATGTCGGCATTGCCCATGATGGGGATGCTGACAGAATTGGTGTCGTTGATGATCAGGGCAACTTTGTTGAATATGAAGTTACGCTGAGCTTAATCTCAGGCTACATGCTGAGGAAGTTTGGAAAAGGAAGGATAATCACAACGGTTGATGCCGGCTTTGCTTTGGACGATTACATTATGCCCTTGGGAGGAGAAGTTGTTAGGGTAAAAGTTGGAGACGTTGCTGTTGCGGAAGGCATAGTTAAGGAAAATGCAGTCTTTGGCGGTGAGCCAAGTGGAACTTGGATAATACCCCAGTGGAACTTAACTCCAGATGGAATTTTTGCGGGGGCTTTAGTCTTAGAGATGATTGACAAGCTTGGGCCTTTGAGTGAATTAGCCAAGGAAGTGCCGAGATATGTTACAATGAGGGCAAAGATACCTTGTCCCAACGAGAAGAAGAAAAAAGCCATGGAGATAATTGAAAGGGAAGCTCTGAAGAGCTTTGAGTATGAAAAGTTAATCGACATTGATGGGATAAGAATTGAGAACTCTGACTGGTGGATTCTCTTTAGACCGAGCGGAACAGAGCCGATAATGAGGATTACACTTGAGGCTCACACGAAAGAGAAAGCGGAGGAGCTGATGAGAAAAGCGAAGGAAGTAGTGGAGAGAGCAATAAGGGAGGCTTAG